Proteins found in one Rahnella aceris genomic segment:
- the bcsB gene encoding cellulose biosynthesis cyclic di-GMP-binding regulatory protein BcsB, translating to MNRPYNLMSKRRLLAARGASLFRKITTGLLLTFSSLPLSQAEDAPAPAVDPATSLPAAPSWLPPVMPMPGETAPAGDTTPAPAADAPQTDTTPVNNSPAMPDVTADPSAAPAPVMPLVQPVTSNVTVAEMGQPNGLTLSGGQLQSGIIFTLPADEVVTNAHLSLALKISPALIARDTTLELMLNGQPLGNLPLNQSSNGGDVYDLDIPAAMVVSNNNLSFRVHDSNTMTCEKDQSDKYWVTILPTTSIGLEGQQLNIGRNLGNFPRPFFDGLQMQESKITMGFSAAMKPGDISAAAMVSSYLGMLSDYRSVDFPVILNDLPDQNGILFGKPGDKIGSLTLPASNGASIQIIDNPINPVYKLLLVLGNDDNQLRQAAYRLISGGMPNNTDHLDVAQQTIPSSKPYDAPRWIDTSRPVTLGELAGKDQDSLISNGIYHDGIQVAFRAAPDLFMWDGHNIPVRIDYRFPTENWIDEDSSRLNVSINSNFLRSLTVNKVGLVENIWRRLGGDSRQERYTLQLAPYLIYGDNQLQFYFDIKPKKDAPCSILTSDNIKSRIDPKSFIDLSGSYHFAQLPNLSYFVGASYPYSKLADFSDTLMLLPQTPTADEIHTLLNLASRAGKATGMPVNHVQVAFGLNGDEQNNPLFDRDILAVTTLGDTPFNQQLLADSPFSINGGSMGVKTPTEMQRVVAWLTGDWYRQPVDADRYLSSTGAWRGFVSYRSRWSADHVVVLATGTDDQQLLKIHNDLKSPKINANVRGDLAIITDENGIRSFSVGQQFPTGQMPWYMMVLWYASKHIVILSLIATLLSLVVGLSLFVVLRRHAAKRLGQK from the coding sequence ATGAACCGACCTTATAACCTCATGAGTAAGCGCCGTTTATTGGCTGCACGGGGCGCATCCCTGTTCAGAAAAATCACCACCGGTTTGTTGCTGACGTTCAGCAGTCTGCCGTTGTCACAGGCGGAAGACGCGCCGGCACCAGCCGTTGATCCGGCAACCAGCCTGCCAGCCGCGCCGTCATGGCTACCGCCGGTCATGCCGATGCCGGGTGAAACGGCGCCAGCCGGTGACACAACGCCAGCCCCGGCCGCAGATGCACCACAGACGGATACCACGCCGGTGAATAACAGCCCGGCGATGCCTGATGTAACTGCCGATCCTTCCGCTGCCCCTGCGCCGGTAATGCCGCTGGTTCAGCCGGTGACCAGCAACGTCACCGTTGCCGAAATGGGCCAGCCAAACGGGCTGACGCTCAGCGGCGGCCAGTTGCAGTCCGGTATCATTTTCACCCTGCCTGCCGATGAAGTAGTGACCAACGCGCACCTGTCGCTGGCACTGAAAATTTCTCCGGCGCTGATTGCCCGCGATACCACACTCGAACTGATGCTCAACGGCCAGCCGCTGGGTAACCTGCCGCTGAATCAGAGCAGCAACGGCGGCGATGTTTACGATCTCGATATTCCGGCAGCCATGGTAGTATCCAACAACAACCTGAGCTTCCGCGTGCATGACAGCAACACCATGACCTGCGAGAAAGATCAGTCGGATAAATATTGGGTCACTATTTTGCCCACCACCAGCATCGGGCTGGAAGGTCAGCAACTGAATATTGGCCGTAATCTGGGTAACTTCCCGCGTCCGTTCTTTGATGGCCTGCAGATGCAGGAGTCCAAAATCACCATGGGCTTCTCTGCTGCCATGAAACCGGGCGATATCAGCGCTGCGGCGATGGTCTCTTCTTATCTCGGCATGTTGTCCGATTATCGCAGCGTCGATTTCCCGGTCATCCTGAATGATTTGCCGGATCAGAATGGCATTCTGTTCGGCAAGCCGGGGGATAAAATCGGTTCACTGACGTTGCCGGCGAGCAACGGCGCATCGATTCAGATTATCGATAACCCGATCAATCCGGTTTACAAGCTGCTGCTGGTACTCGGTAATGACGATAACCAACTGCGTCAGGCTGCGTATCGCCTGATCAGTGGCGGGATGCCGAACAACACCGACCATCTGGATGTGGCCCAGCAAACCATTCCGTCCAGCAAACCGTATGACGCGCCGCGCTGGATTGACACCTCACGGCCGGTGACGCTGGGTGAACTGGCGGGTAAAGATCAAGATTCGCTGATTTCAAACGGCATTTATCACGACGGCATTCAGGTCGCCTTCCGCGCTGCGCCAGATCTGTTCATGTGGGACGGACACAATATTCCGGTGCGCATTGATTACCGTTTCCCCACCGAAAACTGGATTGATGAAGACAGTTCAAGACTCAACGTCTCCATCAACAGCAACTTCCTGCGCAGCCTGACCGTCAACAAAGTGGGTCTGGTGGAAAATATCTGGCGTCGCCTGGGCGGTGACAGCCGTCAGGAACGCTACACGCTGCAACTCGCGCCCTACCTGATTTACGGCGACAACCAGTTGCAATTCTATTTCGACATCAAGCCGAAAAAAGATGCGCCGTGCAGCATTCTGACCAGCGACAATATTAAGAGCCGTATCGATCCAAAATCTTTCATCGATCTGAGCGGAAGCTACCACTTCGCCCAGTTGCCGAACCTGTCGTATTTCGTCGGCGCGTCTTATCCGTACTCCAAACTGGCTGATTTCTCCGACACCCTGATGCTGTTGCCGCAAACGCCGACGGCGGATGAAATCCACACCCTGCTGAACCTGGCCTCACGCGCCGGTAAAGCCACAGGCATGCCGGTGAATCATGTGCAGGTGGCCTTCGGCCTGAACGGTGATGAACAAAATAACCCGCTGTTTGACCGCGATATTCTGGCCGTCACCACGCTGGGCGACACGCCATTCAACCAGCAGTTACTTGCGGACTCTCCTTTCAGCATCAACGGTGGCTCAATGGGCGTAAAAACGCCGACCGAAATGCAGCGCGTTGTCGCCTGGCTGACCGGTGACTGGTACCGCCAGCCGGTCGATGCAGACCGTTATCTGTCCTCAACCGGCGCATGGCGTGGCTTCGTCAGCTACCGTTCGCGCTGGTCTGCCGACCATGTGGTCGTGCTGGCAACCGGTACAGACGATCAACAGTTGCTGAAAATCCATAACGATTTGAAATCACCCAAAATCAACGCCAACGTGCGCGGCGATCTGGCGATTATTACCGATGAAAATGGCATCCGCAGCTTCTCAGTGGGTCAGCAATTCCCGACCGGGCAAATGCCGTGGTACATGATGGTGCTCTGGTATGCCAGCAAACACATCGTGATCCTGTCGTTGATTGCGACCCTGCTTTCGCTGGTGGTTGGCCTGAGCCTGTTCGTTGTCCTGCGTCGTCACGCGGCCAAACGTCTGGGTCAGAAATGA
- a CDS encoding cellulose biosynthesis protein BcsC, producing MKKHKLSLAVIRAIYLVGIAGVASFSATTFAADTTNPAMKALFDQAAYWHERAHDDLAKDALQKVLLVEPDNAQALYLMSLYSMQSGDKTAASQWREKLAAASPDDPRLTSLNSAKAMQSIPPAQLASARQMAAQGNVSGALSAYRTIFNGNQPLDSLATEYYLTMAGDKSLQPQVIAGLQQRVASRPDDTQARLGLGKVLTYQESTRRDGIKLLSTMAGSSTEADRSLRQALLWMTPQEADRDFYQGYQARHPNDTGVMTYFQKNIGGAAKGQGFTALNSGDVNSAKAKFESVLADNPNDADALAGLGYIAQRSGNFEQASQYLSKAAAQGGPNSAQLSNQAQDSAFYAQLAKAKDAAGSGSYDAALAAVTPLTQVGGEKGQSASLLRADILRRKGDLAGAEQQYSALGDNADARAGLYYVLRQQNKTAEASQVLKTLPAGIQAKMNPPTVADVIEPMRRQAAQAVANNDPQRALNILQQARERQPSNVWVKLDMARILQSQGQTAQAQSIMAPSARPGASSADLYAAALFASETKNWSTANALLSRIPRSSQNQGMRELAQRANFNAQMADAESYLQQGNAAAASNTLRALAQNPPAAPADVGALAKNLAAAGQLPLAVQLVRQNMRQGVTGNAGDYADQVSVLNQAGLSNEAQAFLQNPQIQSGTSPTALASLRNGFVITQADQLREQGQYAAAYDKLVVALQADPQNRDLMLAMARLYQSGKLNKQAGQVYNYLMSNDTPTQDARVGAINVALGEGDNQRAKTLMEGLRGPRTPDRLLLEARVAEAQGDHQQALALLRSAKGKMIGLEGTDSQAQVAGLQISDNPFINRSTRTSASRPATQSSYGAVLPWQVSDQVSTPGNIPAATTEPTAVTQRNATEKQIDDMLDELQGKTATWAQGDMSIRGRDGESGLSQLTEAKAPMTFAFVPFDTSRLSIGVTPVSLSAGNPSGTGNSRFGQGALAAAQSAQKDVAAAAAAAGLDPTLSLAELRKSITSNDLSTACAATGDAAKCSAYSTINSIDPTTYSATEAGNQSATGVEVNAALTGDSYKADIGSTPLGQDLNSLVGGVQWAPKLTDFTTLRVTAERRAVTDSILSYVGTKDNYSGKEWGQVTKNGGSVNLSYDDGDAGFYAEAGYYSYLGNNVKSNKSVNANAGLYVRPFRYDDRELKTGINVGYMDFDKNLSYYSFGQGGYFSPQNYVSVSFPVEYTQKYDDWDLKLSGAVGYQSYSQDKSAYFPNNPDLQKQLEDLVAEGYGTEAYYSGKTQNGIGWNAGVGGNYHLNKSMQIGGQVGYDTFGDYNESKAQVYFRYLMGQN from the coding sequence ATGAAGAAACATAAACTGTCCCTGGCGGTGATCAGGGCTATTTATCTGGTAGGGATCGCCGGAGTAGCGAGTTTTAGTGCCACCACCTTTGCAGCGGATACCACCAATCCTGCCATGAAGGCGTTGTTTGATCAGGCCGCTTACTGGCATGAACGCGCCCATGACGACCTGGCGAAAGACGCCTTACAGAAAGTGCTGCTGGTTGAGCCAGACAATGCGCAGGCGCTGTACCTGATGTCGCTGTATTCCATGCAAAGTGGCGATAAAACCGCAGCCAGTCAGTGGCGCGAAAAACTGGCCGCTGCCTCGCCGGACGATCCGCGTCTGACATCGCTCAACAGCGCCAAAGCTATGCAGTCAATCCCGCCGGCTCAGCTGGCTTCTGCCCGCCAGATGGCCGCGCAGGGCAACGTCAGCGGTGCGCTTTCGGCGTACCGCACGATCTTTAACGGCAACCAGCCACTCGACAGCCTGGCGACCGAATACTATCTGACGATGGCGGGCGACAAGTCGCTCCAGCCGCAGGTCATTGCCGGGTTACAACAGCGTGTCGCCTCGCGTCCTGACGACACACAGGCGCGCCTTGGTCTGGGTAAGGTGCTGACGTATCAGGAATCCACCCGCCGCGACGGTATAAAATTACTGAGCACGATGGCCGGTTCCAGCACCGAAGCCGACCGCTCATTACGTCAGGCATTATTGTGGATGACGCCGCAGGAAGCTGACCGTGATTTTTATCAGGGCTATCAGGCGCGTCACCCGAACGACACCGGCGTGATGACTTACTTCCAGAAAAACATCGGCGGCGCGGCGAAAGGTCAGGGCTTCACGGCACTGAACAGCGGCGACGTCAACAGCGCGAAAGCTAAGTTTGAAAGCGTACTGGCCGATAACCCGAATGACGCCGATGCACTGGCCGGTCTCGGTTATATCGCGCAGCGCAGCGGTAACTTTGAGCAGGCGTCACAGTATCTGAGCAAAGCTGCCGCACAGGGCGGCCCGAACAGCGCCCAGTTGAGCAATCAGGCACAGGATTCCGCGTTTTACGCCCAACTGGCGAAAGCCAAAGACGCCGCCGGCTCCGGCAGTTACGACGCCGCACTGGCTGCCGTCACTCCGCTGACGCAGGTCGGTGGTGAGAAAGGTCAGTCAGCCAGCCTGTTGCGTGCGGATATTCTGCGCCGCAAAGGCGATCTGGCCGGGGCTGAGCAACAATACAGCGCGCTGGGCGATAATGCCGATGCCCGCGCCGGGTTGTATTACGTGCTGCGTCAGCAGAACAAAACCGCCGAAGCCAGTCAGGTGCTGAAAACGCTGCCAGCCGGGATTCAGGCCAAAATGAACCCGCCGACCGTGGCGGATGTTATCGAGCCAATGCGCCGTCAGGCCGCCCAGGCCGTAGCGAACAACGATCCGCAGCGCGCACTGAATATTCTTCAGCAGGCACGGGAACGTCAGCCGTCAAATGTCTGGGTGAAACTGGATATGGCGCGCATCCTGCAATCGCAGGGGCAAACCGCGCAGGCACAGTCAATCATGGCGCCGTCTGCGCGTCCGGGTGCCTCTTCTGCCGATCTGTACGCCGCGGCCCTGTTCGCGTCAGAAACCAAAAACTGGTCAACCGCCAACGCCCTGCTCTCGCGTATTCCGCGCAGCAGTCAGAATCAGGGGATGCGTGAACTGGCGCAGCGCGCCAACTTCAATGCGCAAATGGCCGATGCCGAAAGCTATCTGCAACAGGGCAATGCCGCCGCTGCGTCTAACACCTTGCGTGCGCTGGCACAGAATCCACCAGCCGCGCCTGCGGATGTCGGCGCGCTGGCGAAAAACCTGGCGGCGGCCGGTCAGCTTCCGCTGGCGGTGCAACTGGTTCGCCAGAATATGCGTCAGGGCGTCACCGGCAATGCCGGGGATTACGCCGATCAGGTCAGCGTGCTGAATCAGGCCGGTCTGAGCAATGAGGCGCAAGCCTTCCTGCAAAATCCACAAATCCAGTCCGGCACGTCACCGACAGCGCTGGCGAGCCTGCGTAACGGTTTCGTGATCACCCAGGCTGATCAGTTGCGCGAACAGGGTCAGTACGCAGCGGCCTACGACAAACTGGTCGTCGCGTTGCAGGCTGATCCGCAAAACCGCGACCTGATGCTGGCGATGGCGCGCCTGTATCAGTCCGGAAAACTCAATAAGCAAGCCGGTCAGGTCTATAACTACCTGATGAGCAACGACACACCGACACAGGATGCACGCGTCGGTGCGATTAACGTGGCGCTGGGCGAAGGCGATAACCAGCGCGCCAAAACGCTGATGGAAGGCCTGCGCGGACCGCGTACACCGGACCGTCTGTTACTCGAAGCGCGCGTCGCCGAAGCACAGGGCGATCATCAGCAGGCGCTGGCGTTACTGCGTTCTGCGAAGGGCAAGATGATCGGGCTGGAAGGCACAGACAGTCAGGCGCAGGTGGCCGGATTGCAGATCAGCGACAACCCGTTCATCAACCGCTCAACACGCACCTCCGCCTCACGACCGGCGACACAATCTTCTTACGGCGCCGTATTGCCGTGGCAGGTATCAGATCAGGTTTCCACGCCGGGAAATATTCCGGCGGCAACGACCGAACCGACAGCGGTCACACAGCGTAATGCCACGGAAAAACAGATCGACGACATGCTCGACGAGTTGCAGGGCAAGACCGCGACCTGGGCGCAGGGTGATATGTCGATCCGTGGCCGTGACGGCGAAAGCGGTCTCAGCCAGCTGACCGAAGCTAAAGCACCGATGACCTTTGCCTTCGTGCCGTTTGATACGTCCCGTCTGAGTATTGGCGTCACGCCGGTTTCTCTCAGCGCAGGCAACCCGTCCGGTACCGGCAATTCCCGCTTCGGTCAGGGCGCACTGGCTGCAGCACAGTCGGCGCAGAAAGATGTCGCCGCAGCCGCAGCAGCGGCGGGTCTGGATCCAACATTAAGCCTGGCTGAATTGAGGAAAAGCATAACGTCTAACGACCTCAGCACTGCATGTGCCGCCACAGGTGATGCTGCGAAATGCTCGGCTTACAGCACAATAAATAGTATTGATCCAACCACTTACAGTGCAACAGAAGCAGGCAATCAAAGCGCAACCGGCGTAGAAGTGAACGCTGCGCTGACCGGTGACAGCTATAAAGCCGATATCGGCAGTACGCCGCTCGGGCAGGATCTGAACTCGCTGGTCGGTGGCGTGCAATGGGCACCGAAACTGACTGACTTCACCACCCTGCGCGTGACGGCTGAGCGTCGTGCCGTCACTGACAGTATTCTGTCCTACGTCGGCACCAAAGATAATTACAGCGGCAAGGAATGGGGTCAGGTCACTAAAAACGGCGGCAGCGTCAATCTGTCGTACGACGATGGCGATGCTGGTTTTTACGCCGAAGCGGGTTATTACAGCTATCTGGGTAACAACGTGAAGAGCAACAAATCGGTGAACGCCAATGCCGGTCTGTATGTACGTCCGTTCCGTTATGACGATCGTGAACTGAAAACCGGCATCAACGTCGGTTACATGGATTTCGACAAAAACCTCAGCTATTACAGCTTCGGTCAGGGCGGTTACTTCAGCCCGCAAAACTATGTCAGCGTCTCCTTCCCGGTGGAATACACCCAGAAATATGACGACTGGGATCTGAAACTGTCCGGCGCGGTGGGCTATCAGTCTTATTCGCAGGATAAGAGCGCCTACTTCCCGAATAACCCGGACCTGCAGAAACAACTGGAAGATCTGGTGGCTGAGGGCTACGGCACAGAAGCTTATTACAGCGGTAAAACGCAAAATGGCATCGGCTGGAATGCGGGCGTCGGCGGCAACTATCATCTGAACAAAAGCATGCAGATTGGCGGACAGGTTGGCTACGATACTTTCGGCGATTACAACGAAAGCAAAGCGCAGGTCTACTTCCGTTATCTGATGGGCCAAAATTAA
- the bcsD gene encoding cellulose biosynthesis protein BcsD, with protein MQEHNYTQVAQEYYRQRHTTPGWQSLVQVLFSGILASADDEDGRRFLTLMGNNLARQHPLPASATLGELEDNINHILSRFDWGVVKLEATSQQLALVHIAWPASPQGQDDALWPIALIALFEGLYAEWLLSQGGQPYVPLRWQESTPEGAFVFRYQNGL; from the coding sequence ATGCAAGAACATAACTATACTCAGGTCGCGCAGGAATATTACCGCCAGCGCCACACCACACCCGGCTGGCAAAGCCTGGTGCAGGTGCTATTTTCAGGTATTCTGGCGTCCGCCGATGACGAAGATGGCCGCCGCTTTCTGACCCTGATGGGCAATAACCTGGCACGCCAGCATCCGCTTCCCGCCTCTGCGACCCTTGGCGAACTGGAAGACAATATCAATCATATTCTCAGCCGTTTTGACTGGGGTGTCGTGAAGCTGGAAGCGACTTCGCAACAACTGGCGCTGGTGCACATTGCCTGGCCGGCATCACCGCAAGGGCAGGATGATGCGTTGTGGCCTATTGCGCTCATCGCCCTGTTTGAAGGACTGTATGCTGAGTGGTTGTTATCACAAGGCGGGCAACCCTATGTTCCGCTGCGCTGGCAGGAAAGCACACCGGAAGGCGCATTCGTTTTTCGTTATCAAAATGGTTTGTAA
- a CDS encoding glycosyl hydrolase family 8 gives MSLFRRYSLVLWFGLIFAFFSSAVMAQDAGWSAYKSRFLMPDGRIIDTANKNVSHTEGQGFSMLLAVFNDDQATFDKLWQWANTTLYRKDIGLYSWRYDPNSTPHVADINNASDGDTLMAWALLLAGDKWNDSRYTKASEKLQTALIKYNVIDYAGYKVMLPGVKGFNQTSNVTVNPSYFIFPAWQAFYAHSHLKVWKDLDESSTAMLSKMAFGEFRLPTDWVDMQADGTLKPASRWPTRFSYDAVRIPLYLGWAHPGSPQLAPFILWWQKSPRDATPAWIDVMTGTKAGYNMSPGLLAVRDFTMANAGAISPNLAPKDDYYSSTLQLLSWWASHKG, from the coding sequence ATGTCGTTATTTCGGCGCTACAGCCTGGTGCTGTGGTTCGGCCTTATTTTCGCGTTTTTCAGTTCCGCTGTAATGGCTCAGGATGCTGGCTGGTCTGCGTATAAAAGTCGCTTTCTGATGCCAGATGGACGAATCATTGATACCGCCAATAAAAACGTCAGTCACACCGAAGGTCAGGGTTTCAGTATGCTGCTCGCGGTGTTCAATGACGATCAGGCGACGTTCGACAAGCTGTGGCAGTGGGCAAACACGACGCTCTATCGCAAAGATATCGGCCTGTATTCATGGCGGTATGACCCGAACAGCACTCCGCATGTGGCAGATATCAACAACGCCTCTGATGGCGATACGCTGATGGCCTGGGCGCTGTTGCTGGCGGGTGATAAGTGGAACGACAGCCGTTACACCAAAGCCTCTGAAAAATTGCAGACGGCGCTGATCAAATACAATGTGATTGATTACGCCGGTTACAAAGTGATGCTGCCGGGCGTGAAGGGTTTCAATCAGACCAGCAACGTAACCGTCAATCCGTCCTATTTCATCTTCCCGGCCTGGCAGGCATTTTATGCGCACAGCCATTTGAAAGTCTGGAAAGATCTGGATGAAAGCAGCACCGCGATGCTCAGCAAAATGGCGTTTGGTGAATTCCGTCTGCCGACCGACTGGGTCGATATGCAGGCCGATGGCACCCTGAAACCGGCCAGCCGCTGGCCAACGCGTTTCAGTTACGATGCCGTGCGTATCCCGCTGTATCTCGGCTGGGCGCATCCCGGCAGCCCGCAACTGGCACCGTTTATTCTGTGGTGGCAAAAATCCCCACGCGACGCCACACCCGCCTGGATTGATGTCATGACCGGCACCAAAGCGGGCTACAACATGTCACCGGGATTATTAGCCGTGCGCGATTTCACCATGGCCAACGCTGGCGCCATCAGCCCGAACCTGGCACCGAAAGACGATTACTACTCTTCCACCCTGCAACTGCTGAGCTGGTGGGCAAGTCATAAAGGATAA
- a CDS encoding polymorphic toxin type 44 domain-containing protein has product MASVPLSGPGSQVVQNNMREARQHGTSRNMATASTYYWFYQKVRNHGPWDYKAYDPYWAAFGNFNFGAAGTAAGIPATTLLMGAGFAQERAGTSRPEWGKWTQKPPYGDDPTDQRNIREGIDYAIQNGY; this is encoded by the coding sequence ATGGCATCTGTACCCTTATCTGGACCCGGCTCTCAGGTTGTTCAAAACAATATGAGAGAAGCCCGGCAGCATGGGACATCGAGAAATATGGCGACCGCCAGCACATATTATTGGTTTTATCAGAAAGTAAGGAATCACGGTCCCTGGGATTATAAAGCCTATGATCCTTACTGGGCGGCCTTCGGGAATTTTAACTTTGGTGCTGCAGGAACGGCAGCCGGTATTCCGGCGACAACACTTCTTATGGGGGCTGGATTCGCACAAGAACGTGCAGGGACATCGAGACCTGAGTGGGGAAAATGGACTCAGAAGCCACCTTACGGAGATGACCCAACAGATCAACGTAACATAAGAGAAGGGATCGATTATGCCATTCAAAATGGTTATTAG
- the dppF gene encoding dipeptide ABC transporter ATP-binding subunit DppF, translated as MSPDNTQPQPLLHAIDLKKHYPVKKGIFGQERTVKALDGVSFTLERGKTLAVVGESGCGKSTLGRLLTMIEVPTGGELYYRGQDLLKPDATAEKLRRQKIQIVFQNPYGSLNPRKKVGQILEEPLLINTKLSREERREKALAMMAKVGLKTEHYDRYPHMFSGGQRQRIAIARGLMLDPDVVIADEPVSALDVSVRAQVLNLMMDLQQDLGLSYVFISHDLSVVEHIADEVMVMYLGRCVEKGPKDAIFSNPRHPYTQALLSATPRLNPDERRERIKLTGELPSPLNPPAGCAFNARCRRAFGTCKQFQPQLKQYGDQLVACFAVDQDETGTTQTVAVNQ; from the coding sequence ATGAGTCCTGATAACACCCAACCGCAGCCGCTGTTGCACGCGATTGACCTGAAAAAACATTACCCGGTGAAGAAGGGCATCTTCGGCCAGGAACGCACGGTGAAAGCGCTCGACGGCGTGTCGTTTACCCTCGAACGCGGTAAAACGCTGGCGGTGGTCGGGGAGTCCGGTTGTGGTAAATCCACGCTGGGCCGCCTGCTGACCATGATTGAAGTGCCGACCGGCGGTGAGCTGTATTACCGTGGTCAGGATTTGCTGAAACCTGACGCAACCGCTGAAAAGCTGCGCCGTCAGAAGATCCAAATCGTGTTCCAGAATCCTTACGGATCGCTCAACCCGCGTAAGAAAGTCGGGCAGATCCTCGAAGAGCCCTTGCTGATCAACACCAAACTTAGCCGCGAAGAACGTCGCGAAAAAGCCCTGGCGATGATGGCGAAAGTCGGCCTGAAAACCGAGCATTACGACCGCTATCCGCACATGTTCTCCGGCGGCCAGCGTCAGCGTATTGCTATCGCCCGCGGTCTGATGCTGGATCCGGACGTGGTGATCGCCGATGAACCGGTCTCCGCGCTCGACGTTTCCGTGCGTGCGCAGGTACTGAACCTGATGATGGATTTGCAGCAGGATTTAGGGCTGTCGTACGTCTTCATCTCCCACGACTTGTCCGTGGTGGAACACATCGCTGACGAAGTGATGGTGATGTATCTGGGACGCTGCGTGGAGAAGGGGCCGAAAGACGCCATCTTCAGCAATCCGCGCCATCCATACACGCAGGCGCTGTTGTCCGCGACGCCGCGTCTGAACCCGGACGAACGCCGTGAACGCATCAAACTGACCGGCGAGCTGCCAAGCCCGCTGAATCCGCCAGCCGGTTGCGCGTTCAACGCCCGCTGCCGCCGTGCGTTCGGCACCTGCAAACAGTTCCAGCCGCAGTTGAAACAGTACGGCGATCAGCTCGTCGCCTGCTTCGCTGTCGATCAGGATGAAACCGGTACGACGCAGACGGTCGCCGTAAATCAGTAA
- the dppD gene encoding dipeptide ABC transporter ATP-binding protein, which translates to METTLTNDVQVGKTLLTVDKLSVHFGDEGTPFRAVDRISYSVKQGEVVGIVGESGSGKSVSSLALMGLIDFPGKVMAEKLEFGGRNLQGISEKERRQIVGAEVAMIFQDPMTSLNPCYTVGFQIMEAIKVHQGGNKKTRRQRTIDLLNLVGIPDPASRLDVYPHQLSGGMSQRVMIAMAIACRPKLLIADEPTTALDVTIQAQIIELLLDLQQRENMALMLITHDLALVAEAAQHIIVMYAGQVVESAKATEIFRAPRHPYTQALLRSLPEFAADKARLQSLPGVVPGKYDRPNGCLLNPRCPYATDLCRKEEPALRDLANGRQSKCHYPLDDAGRPTYES; encoded by the coding sequence ATGGAAACAACATTAACGAATGATGTTCAGGTCGGCAAAACGTTGCTGACCGTGGATAAACTCTCCGTTCACTTTGGTGACGAAGGGACGCCGTTCCGCGCCGTAGACCGTATCAGTTACAGCGTGAAACAGGGCGAAGTGGTCGGGATTGTCGGTGAATCCGGCTCCGGTAAATCAGTCAGTTCACTGGCGCTGATGGGGCTGATCGACTTCCCCGGTAAAGTGATGGCTGAAAAACTCGAGTTTGGTGGCCGTAATCTGCAGGGCATCAGCGAAAAAGAACGCCGCCAGATTGTCGGTGCCGAAGTCGCGATGATTTTCCAGGATCCGATGACCAGCCTGAACCCGTGTTACACCGTCGGTTTCCAGATTATGGAAGCCATCAAGGTGCATCAGGGCGGCAACAAAAAGACCCGTCGTCAGCGCACCATCGATTTGCTGAATCTGGTGGGTATTCCGGATCCGGCTTCGCGTCTCGATGTCTATCCGCATCAGCTTTCCGGCGGGATGAGTCAGCGCGTGATGATCGCAATGGCGATTGCCTGTCGCCCGAAATTACTGATCGCCGATGAGCCAACCACCGCGCTCGACGTGACCATTCAGGCGCAGATTATTGAACTGCTGCTCGATCTGCAACAACGCGAAAACATGGCGCTGATGCTGATCACCCATGACCTGGCACTGGTGGCCGAAGCCGCGCAGCACATTATTGTGATGTATGCCGGACAGGTAGTGGAATCGGCAAAAGCCACGGAAATCTTCCGTGCGCCACGCCATCCGTATACGCAGGCGCTGCTGCGCTCACTGCCGGAATTCGCCGCAGATAAAGCGCGTCTGCAATCCTTGCCGGGCGTGGTGCCGGGTAAATATGACCGTCCTAACGGCTGTCTGCTGAATCCGCGTTGCCCGTATGCAACCGATCTTTGCCGTAAAGAAGAACCTGCGCTGCGTGACCTCGCGAACGGGCGTCAGTCGAAGTGCCATTATCCGCTGGATGATGCCGGGAGACCTACTTATGAGTCCTGA